From the genome of Symphalangus syndactylus isolate Jambi chromosome 7, NHGRI_mSymSyn1-v2.1_pri, whole genome shotgun sequence, one region includes:
- the VXN gene encoding vexin: MMHQIYSCSDENIEVFTTVIPSKVSSPARRRAKSSQHLLTKNVVIESDLYTHQPLELLPHRGDRRDTGDSRRFGRLQTARPPTAHPTKASARPVGISEPKTSNLCGNRAYGKSLIPPVPRISVKTSASASLEATAMGTEKGAVLMRGSRHLKKMTEEYPTLPQGAEASLPLTGSASCGVPGILRKMWTRHKKKSEYVGATNSAFEAD; encoded by the exons ATGATGCATCAGATTTACAGCTGCAGTGACGAGAACATAGAAGTTTTCACCACCGTGATTCCTTCCAAGG TATCCAGTCCAGCCAGAAGAAGAGCCAAAAGCTCTCAACACCTCTTGACCAAGAAT GTGGTGATCGAGTCGGACCTGTACACGCACCAGCCCCTGGAGCTGCTGCCCCACCGCGGAGACCGCAGGGACACTGGCGACAGCCGCAGGTTCGGGAGGCTCCAGACCGCGCGGCCGCCCACAGCCCACCCCACCAAAGCCTCTGCCAGACCCG TGGGGATTTCTGAACCCAAAACATCAAATCTGTGTGGGAATCGAGCATATGGAAAATCTCTG ATTCCGCCAGTGCCCCGGATCTCAGTGAAAACTTCGGCCTCTGCCTCATTGGAGGCAACAGCCATGGGTACAGAGAAGGGAGCTGTTCTGATGAGAGG ATCCAGACATCTCAAGAAGATGACTGAAGAGTATCCAACCCTTCCCCAAGGAGCGGAAGCCTCTCTACCACTGACGGGCAGTGCTTCCTGCGGCGTCCCCGGCATCCTCCGGAAAATGTGGACAAGGCACAAGAAGAAGTCTGAATATGTGGGAGCCACCAACAGCGCCTTCGAGGCCGACTAA